Proteins encoded within one genomic window of Nitrospira sp.:
- a CDS encoding DUF1810 domain-containing protein, which yields MSDTYSLARFLTAQTPIYDTVLAELRAGRKSSHWIWFIFPQIAGLGHSAMAQQFAIASLNEAKAYLQHPILGPRLRACTQLVLNVEGCSAEEIFGYPDNLKFRSCMTLFLIATTDNTLFKNALHKYFDGKPDQLTLDILAQQSF from the coding sequence ATGAGTGATACCTACAGCCTCGCCCGCTTCCTCACCGCCCAGACGCCCATCTACGACACAGTCCTCGCTGAACTAAGGGCAGGAAGAAAATCCAGCCACTGGATCTGGTTCATCTTTCCGCAGATCGCTGGTCTCGGTCACAGTGCCATGGCACAGCAATTCGCCATCGCCTCGCTCAACGAAGCCAAAGCTTATCTGCAACACCCAATCCTAGGTCCCAGGCTCAGAGCCTGTACGCAGCTGGTCCTGAATGTAGAAGGGTGCAGTGCCGAAGAGATCTTCGGCTATCCTGACAACTTGAAATTCCGGTCCTGCATGACCTTATTTTTGATCGCGACCACCGACAACACTCTCTTCAAAAACGCCCTGCACAAATACTTCGACGGCAAGCCAGACCAACTGACCCTCGACATCCTGGCACAGCAATCGTTTTAG
- a CDS encoding F0F1 ATP synthase subunit alpha, with product MQIRAEEISAIIKEKIKGFDKQVDVKETGSVIQVGDGIAKVYGLDGAMAGEMLEFPGGLYGIALNLEEDNVGAVLMGDDVGIKEGDPVKRTGRIAEIPVGEALVGRVVNAIGQPIDGKGPIQSPHHSRIEVVAPGVNTRQSVREPLQTGIKAIDAMIPIGRGQRELIIGDRQTGKTAIAVDTIINQKGLGVFCIYVAVGQKRSTVARVVKTLEENHAMEYSMVVSASASDPAPMQFLAPFAGAAIGEYFRDNGKHALIVYDDLSKHAVAYRQLSLLLRRPPGREAYPGDVFYLHSRLLERAAKLSEKLGGGSLTALPIIETQAGDVSAYIPTNVISITDGQIYLGSDLFYSGIRPAINVGLSVSRVGGSAQIKTMKQVAGTLRLDLAQYREMAAFAQFGSELDKATQLQLARGVRMVELLKQGQYKPMPVADQVLSIYAGTQGFLDDVAVDKVQQFEADLLHYIQQTHPDLKKEVATIGKIDDKVGGRLKEIISTFKQKMGYGAK from the coding sequence ATGCAGATCAGGGCCGAAGAAATCAGTGCGATTATTAAGGAAAAGATCAAGGGTTTCGACAAACAGGTTGATGTCAAGGAAACCGGGTCGGTCATTCAGGTCGGCGACGGCATTGCTAAGGTGTATGGTCTGGATGGGGCCATGGCCGGAGAGATGTTGGAGTTCCCTGGTGGACTCTATGGGATTGCGCTGAACCTTGAAGAAGACAACGTCGGCGCCGTGTTGATGGGTGACGACGTCGGAATCAAGGAAGGCGATCCAGTCAAGCGGACCGGCCGTATTGCGGAAATCCCGGTCGGCGAGGCGCTCGTCGGTCGAGTCGTCAATGCCATCGGTCAGCCGATCGACGGCAAGGGGCCGATCCAGTCCCCGCATCATTCCCGGATCGAAGTGGTTGCTCCCGGCGTGAATACACGCCAATCAGTCCGAGAGCCGCTGCAGACCGGTATCAAGGCTATCGACGCCATGATCCCGATCGGTCGTGGTCAGCGAGAGTTGATCATCGGCGATCGTCAGACCGGCAAAACGGCTATTGCGGTGGATACGATCATTAATCAAAAGGGTTTGGGTGTTTTCTGTATTTACGTGGCCGTCGGTCAGAAGCGCTCGACGGTTGCCCGCGTGGTCAAGACGCTCGAGGAAAACCATGCGATGGAGTACAGCATGGTGGTGTCGGCGAGCGCCAGTGATCCGGCTCCGATGCAGTTTCTGGCACCTTTCGCAGGTGCGGCAATCGGAGAGTATTTCCGTGATAACGGCAAGCATGCATTGATCGTCTATGACGATTTGTCGAAGCATGCCGTAGCCTATCGCCAGCTCTCGCTCTTGCTTCGTCGTCCCCCGGGACGCGAAGCCTATCCGGGAGATGTGTTTTATTTGCACTCACGCTTGCTTGAACGGGCCGCCAAGCTCAGCGAGAAGCTGGGCGGGGGGAGCCTCACCGCGTTGCCCATCATTGAAACGCAAGCGGGTGACGTGTCGGCCTATATTCCAACGAACGTCATCTCGATCACGGACGGGCAGATCTATCTCGGCAGTGATCTGTTCTATTCCGGTATCCGCCCGGCTATTAACGTCGGATTATCGGTCTCCCGCGTCGGCGGATCCGCTCAGATTAAGACGATGAAACAGGTGGCCGGTACGCTCCGGTTGGACTTAGCCCAGTATCGTGAAATGGCGGCGTTTGCTCAGTTCGGCAGCGAGCTCGACAAGGCGACGCAGCTGCAGCTGGCTCGTGGCGTGCGCATGGTGGAGTTGCTCAAGCAGGGGCAATACAAACCGATGCCGGTGGCGGATCAAGTGCTCTCCATCTACGCTGGTACGCAGGGATTCCTCGACGACGTGGCGGTAGACAAGGTTCAGCAGTTTGAGGCGGACCTCCTACATTATATTCAACAAACCCATCCGGACCTGAAGAAGGAAGTGGCGACGATCGGTAAGATCGACGACAAGGTCGGTGGACGGTTGAAAGAGATCATCTCGACCTTCAAGCAGAAAATGGGATACGGAGCAAAGTAG
- a CDS encoding OmpA family protein: MRTLKTAIVVTGLVALVGCSSSTRHSASYIKQPEVCIDKKWYGYHLGSGCPSTVKAAASDPAADRLAALERERQRLADELEAAQRHNGVLRSRVSEVEQQLADRDHEIAHLRSGAGDHEALSSQLSSAKGDLGQLQSERDRIAAELAAARQHSDDHDGQIRDLESQLAVAKKRIAELEGQLGESKGSLAQAERDLLKALRPEISKGTVSVNQAGDTLTINLASSLLFDSGQGQLKAAGADALKRVGNVLKDFPEKSVHVAGYTDNVAIKGALAKKFPSNKELSDARADSAAQALRDGGVANLTAAGHGENDPVASNNTAAGRAKNRRVEVVVK; encoded by the coding sequence ATGCGAACACTCAAAACTGCCATAGTTGTGACAGGGTTGGTTGCCTTAGTAGGTTGTTCTTCATCCACCAGGCACTCAGCTTCATATATTAAGCAGCCGGAAGTGTGCATTGACAAGAAATGGTATGGCTATCACCTGGGCAGCGGGTGTCCTTCAACTGTGAAGGCAGCGGCATCCGATCCTGCGGCTGATCGTCTTGCGGCTCTCGAGCGGGAACGTCAACGACTGGCCGACGAACTAGAAGCAGCACAGAGACACAATGGAGTCCTGCGCAGCCGGGTGAGTGAAGTGGAGCAACAGCTGGCAGACCGTGACCATGAGATCGCCCATCTCCGTTCCGGAGCCGGTGATCATGAAGCCCTCTCAAGCCAGCTGTCGTCGGCCAAAGGCGACTTAGGCCAGTTACAGAGCGAACGGGACAGGATCGCGGCGGAATTGGCTGCGGCAAGACAACACAGTGATGATCATGACGGGCAGATTAGGGACTTAGAGTCGCAATTAGCGGTGGCGAAGAAACGGATTGCAGAGCTTGAAGGGCAATTGGGGGAGAGCAAGGGGAGTCTGGCACAGGCTGAGCGGGATCTCCTGAAAGCACTGCGTCCCGAGATTTCAAAAGGAACGGTGTCGGTCAATCAAGCCGGAGATACGCTCACGATCAATCTGGCGTCGAGTCTCTTGTTTGACTCGGGTCAAGGTCAGCTGAAAGCAGCAGGGGCCGATGCCTTGAAACGTGTCGGGAATGTGCTCAAGGATTTCCCGGAGAAGTCGGTGCATGTCGCGGGCTATACCGACAATGTGGCGATCAAGGGTGCGCTTGCCAAGAAGTTCCCATCCAACAAAGAGCTCTCAGATGCTCGGGCAGACAGCGCGGCGCAGGCTCTCAGGGACGGTGGGGTTGCCAATCTGACGGCTGCCGGTCATGGGGAAAACGACCCGGTTGCCAGCAACAATACGGCGGCAGGTCGGGCGAAGAATCGCCGGGTTGAGGTGGTCGTGAAGTAA
- a CDS encoding HEAT repeat domain-containing protein, whose product MWYPFRIAVPILLSAFVLSLLESPGLAYREYFTPEQRTQLEKIQTVFVDALTLTDNGSADATPLIDTVVQRLADAGYSAVRHSTQAHDVILRVKCEQRKTWEGTAVTGGDADLPDAPSRLWKGPACQLTYLLGGMKIKWQKEVRTDFEDAVAAAQAAQAPDAGRYVMTKLQEALGKYEFPLLLAAEWGHSDRLLRLLDAPDTSQARKLKIMSLLGDMQADAAMPKLKEALKDRDLAKQALSAIGNLGRDGIPLLIELMNASPQLEVQAAAAKSLGQLGGLHGDASVVLPLLAKLQDPKTDWTVLTEVAWALGKIPDKRSIQPLYDLDKKLQAIRDPDNVTLKKLKEAVFWSIKQCDTWDQYS is encoded by the coding sequence ATGTGGTATCCATTCCGTATTGCTGTTCCAATACTCCTCTCCGCTTTTGTTTTGAGTCTGCTTGAGTCTCCGGGATTGGCCTACCGTGAGTACTTCACACCGGAACAACGGACTCAACTGGAGAAGATCCAGACGGTGTTCGTCGATGCGCTGACCCTCACAGACAACGGCTCAGCGGATGCCACCCCGCTCATCGACACCGTCGTCCAACGGTTGGCCGACGCCGGATACTCGGCCGTTCGACATTCTACGCAAGCTCACGACGTCATCCTTCGCGTAAAATGCGAACAGCGCAAGACCTGGGAAGGCACGGCCGTGACGGGTGGAGATGCAGACCTTCCCGATGCCCCGTCCCGACTCTGGAAAGGACCAGCCTGCCAACTGACCTACCTGCTCGGAGGCATGAAGATCAAGTGGCAGAAAGAAGTACGCACTGACTTTGAAGATGCCGTGGCGGCCGCCCAGGCGGCACAAGCGCCGGATGCCGGTCGTTACGTGATGACGAAGCTGCAGGAAGCCTTAGGGAAGTATGAATTTCCCCTGTTGCTGGCGGCGGAATGGGGTCACTCGGATCGACTGCTCAGGTTGCTTGATGCTCCAGACACCAGCCAAGCCAGAAAACTCAAGATCATGTCGCTTCTTGGAGACATGCAGGCCGATGCAGCGATGCCGAAGTTGAAGGAGGCGCTCAAGGACCGCGATCTGGCCAAGCAAGCGCTCTCAGCAATCGGCAACCTCGGCAGAGACGGTATCCCGCTGCTCATTGAGCTGATGAACGCCTCACCGCAGCTGGAGGTTCAAGCTGCAGCAGCAAAATCCTTAGGGCAGCTCGGCGGCCTCCATGGTGACGCATCGGTCGTCTTGCCCTTACTGGCAAAACTCCAAGATCCAAAGACGGACTGGACGGTGCTGACGGAAGTCGCCTGGGCACTCGGCAAGATCCCGGACAAGCGATCGATCCAGCCGCTGTATGACCTCGACAAGAAGCTACAAGCCATTCGCGACCCCGACAACGTGACGCTGAAGAAGCTCAAGGAAGCGGTGTTCTGGTCTATCAAGCAATGCGACACGTGGGATCAGTATAGCTGA
- a CDS encoding calcium-binding protein, translating to MDFFGTNGNDTIVGSNGDDRLFGLNGNDFLDGRFGFDLIDGGAGVDTTSYAFYAGPINANLSTGVVSFPGNSVLTDTLVSIENVIGTAGNDVITGSAANNSLSGGNGNDTLNGGAGNDFLDGGFGFDLINGGTGVDTTSYAFYAGPINANLSTGVVSFPGNSVLTDTLVSIENVIGTAGNDVITGSAANNSLSGGNGNDTLNGGAGNDFLDGGFGFDLINGGTGVDTTSYAFYAGPINANLSTGVVSFPGNSVLTDTLVSIENVIGTAGNDVITGSAANNSLSGGNGNDTINGGLGNDTLNGGSGNDTLIGGLGLDTLNGGTGNDLFDYNSVNESPVGASRDKIVGFAGAGAVVGDRIDLTTIDANSLVAGNQAFIWGGSFTTGHLRYVGGVLQGNTDADAAAEFEIQLVGAPALVVGGAGTDILL from the coding sequence ATGGATTTTTTCGGTACAAACGGTAATGACACTATCGTTGGTAGCAATGGTGATGATCGCCTATTTGGCCTCAATGGCAATGACTTTTTAGATGGAAGGTTCGGTTTTGACCTCATTGATGGAGGTGCGGGAGTTGATACGACTTCTTATGCATTCTATGCCGGACCGATTAACGCGAACCTCTCGACAGGTGTCGTGAGTTTCCCAGGGAACTCTGTTTTGACAGATACTCTGGTCAGTATTGAAAATGTAATTGGTACGGCTGGCAATGATGTAATCACAGGCAGTGCTGCAAATAATTCATTGTCTGGCGGCAATGGCAACGATACGCTTAATGGCGGGGCAGGCAATGACTTTTTAGATGGAGGGTTCGGTTTTGACCTCATTAATGGAGGTACAGGGGTTGATACGACTTCTTATGCATTCTATGCCGGACCGATTAATGCGAACCTCTCGACAGGTGTCGTGAGTTTCCCAGGGAACTCTGTTTTGACAGATACTCTGGTCAGTATTGAAAATGTAATTGGCACGGCTGGCAATGATGTAATCACAGGCAGTGCTGCAAATAATTCATTGTCTGGCGGCAATGGCAACGATACGCTTAATGGCGGGGCAGGCAATGACTTTTTAGATGGAGGGTTCGGTTTTGACCTCATTAATGGAGGTACAGGGGTTGATACGACTTCTTATGCATTCTATGCCGGACCGATTAACGCGAACCTCTCGACAGGTGTCGTGAGTTTCCCAGGGAACTCTGTTTTGACAGATACTCTGGTCAGTATTGAAAATGTAATTGGCACGGCTGGCAATGATGTAATTACAGGTAGTGCTGCAAATAATTCATTGTCTGGCGGCAATGGTAACGACACTATAAATGGTGGTTTAGGTAACGATACGCTCAACGGCGGCAGTGGCAACGACACTCTGATCGGGGGGCTCGGGCTCGATACGCTGAATGGCGGCACGGGGAATGATCTTTTTGATTATAATTCCGTCAACGAAAGCCCTGTTGGAGCAAGTCGGGATAAGATCGTAGGATTTGCCGGCGCGGGCGCGGTAGTCGGCGATCGGATTGATCTAACCACGATCGATGCCAATAGTCTGGTAGCTGGCAACCAGGCTTTCATATGGGGTGGGTCTTTTACGACGGGTCACCTCCGGTATGTCGGTGGGGTTCTCCAGGGCAACACCGATGCCGATGCAGCGGCGGAGTTTGAGATTCAGCTAGTCGGCGCCCCGGCGCTTGTGGTTGGGGGAGCCGGCACCGACATCCTCCTGTAA
- a CDS encoding DUF4160 domain-containing protein: MSFLLFSREERRIHVHVYCKRGEAKFWLKPRIELARNFGMSAMQLRSAKAIIEERKDEICNAWEEHFGS, from the coding sequence ATTTCGTTTCTACTTTTCTCTCGGGAGGAGCGCCGAATACACGTTCACGTCTATTGTAAGCGTGGCGAAGCAAAGTTCTGGTTGAAGCCAAGGATTGAGCTCGCACGAAATTTCGGAATGTCTGCCATGCAGCTCCGTTCGGCCAAGGCCATCATCGAGGAGCGCAAAGATGAAATCTGCAACGCTTGGGAAGAACATTTCGGGAGCTGA
- the mscL gene encoding large-conductance mechanosensitive channel protein MscL, whose product MLKEFKEFAMKGNVLDMAIGVIIGGAFGKIVSSLVSDVLMPPIGLLMGKVDFSSLFIDLSRTGPPSLAAAKAAGAPTLNYGVFLQSVFDFIIVAFVIFMLVKQVNRFKKEAPAPPPPAPPEPTNEEKLLREIRDLLKNRQ is encoded by the coding sequence ATGTTAAAGGAATTCAAAGAATTCGCCATGAAAGGGAATGTCCTGGATATGGCGATCGGTGTGATTATCGGTGGGGCGTTTGGGAAGATTGTGTCGTCACTGGTCAGCGACGTGCTCATGCCTCCGATCGGCTTACTGATGGGCAAAGTGGATTTCTCCAGCCTGTTCATCGATTTGTCTCGCACAGGTCCGCCATCCCTCGCAGCGGCAAAGGCTGCGGGTGCACCGACGCTTAATTATGGAGTCTTTCTTCAAAGCGTGTTTGACTTCATTATCGTCGCGTTCGTCATCTTCATGTTGGTCAAGCAGGTGAACCGGTTTAAAAAAGAGGCGCCGGCACCACCGCCACCTGCGCCGCCGGAACCAACCAATGAAGAGAAATTATTGAGGGAGATCCGGGATCTACTCAAGAACCGTCAGTAG
- the atpH gene encoding ATP synthase F1 subunit delta encodes MIKTTVARRYAQALFELLDQSSIDVTRKALDSLGQAMKESDQLRHVVASPAFSVEEKISVLRGLADKLACPQAGQAFLGQLVKKSRVGFLPEIAVAFGKLVDQSKGTQPVTVSSATVLPLPEQERIKARLRDTLKREVDVTFQTDASHLAGLQIRIGSTVVDSTVQGRLRDLHVALTRE; translated from the coding sequence GTGATTAAAACAACAGTTGCGCGACGTTACGCACAGGCCCTCTTCGAACTCCTTGACCAATCCAGCATCGATGTGACGCGAAAAGCTCTCGATAGTCTGGGGCAGGCTATGAAGGAGTCTGACCAACTTCGACACGTGGTGGCATCCCCTGCGTTCAGCGTCGAGGAAAAGATTTCGGTGCTGAGGGGGTTGGCTGACAAGTTGGCTTGCCCACAGGCAGGTCAGGCATTTCTTGGACAGTTGGTGAAGAAGAGCCGAGTCGGGTTCCTGCCCGAGATTGCCGTGGCGTTTGGAAAATTGGTTGATCAGTCGAAGGGCACTCAGCCTGTGACCGTGTCCTCCGCAACGGTACTTCCCCTTCCCGAACAAGAGCGGATTAAAGCGCGGCTGCGTGACACACTCAAGCGCGAAGTGGATGTCACGTTCCAGACCGACGCGAGTCATCTTGCCGGGCTGCAGATCCGCATCGGCAGCACGGTGGTCGACAGCACCGTCCAAGGCCGCCTGCGCGACCTGCACGTGGCGTTGACTCGAGAATAA
- a CDS encoding F0F1 ATP synthase subunit epsilon, translating into MPGKILLEVVTPEKLLLSQQVDEVIAPGSEGEFGVLPGHCHFLSTLRIGELRYRVDHDTYSMAVLWGFAEVTPTKVTIMAEIAEKAEDIDVERATAKVAEAERRLQAGGLPSEVKDAQVSLEKARLRKKIAERARKTNHA; encoded by the coding sequence ATGCCAGGAAAGATTTTATTAGAGGTCGTGACACCGGAAAAACTCCTTTTGAGTCAACAGGTGGATGAGGTCATTGCACCTGGCTCAGAGGGGGAATTCGGGGTGCTGCCCGGTCACTGCCATTTCCTGTCGACCCTTCGGATTGGTGAGCTTCGTTATCGTGTTGATCATGATACCTATTCGATGGCGGTGCTCTGGGGGTTTGCGGAAGTGACCCCGACCAAAGTGACCATTATGGCCGAGATTGCTGAGAAAGCCGAAGATATCGATGTGGAGCGGGCTACAGCCAAGGTGGCTGAAGCTGAACGTCGACTTCAGGCCGGCGGACTGCCTTCTGAGGTCAAAGATGCCCAGGTGAGTCTCGAAAAAGCCCGCCTCCGTAAAAAAATTGCCGAACGCGCCAGAAAAACAAATCACGCCTAG
- the atpG gene encoding ATP synthase F1 subunit gamma, translating into MPSLQSLRRKISAFKNTQKITKAMKMVAAAKLKRSQDRILAARPYAHKMRGVLSNLSQRVNRSSHPLLQKREGKKVEVLVVTSDRGLCGGFNGNIARKSSEFVRQCEARGLQVTLSIIGRKGRDYFRRRTWPIRQEWTGIFDKLTFEHAIDIGGDLTDNFIKGTFDELYVVYNEFKSAIQQRVIVEKLFPVDAQEEFSGASSEGALSGSYLYEPEEAELLAALIPKHFQVQAYRILLESAAAEHGARMAAMDGATRNAGQLIKKVTLYYNKTRQAAITKELMDIVGGAEALK; encoded by the coding sequence ATGCCAAGTCTTCAATCATTACGTCGCAAGATTTCAGCATTTAAGAATACGCAGAAGATCACCAAGGCCATGAAGATGGTGGCTGCGGCCAAGCTCAAACGGTCTCAGGACCGTATTCTCGCCGCACGCCCCTATGCGCATAAAATGCGCGGGGTATTGAGTAATCTGAGTCAACGTGTGAACCGATCCTCTCATCCCCTCCTCCAGAAGCGTGAAGGGAAGAAGGTCGAAGTGCTGGTGGTGACGAGCGACCGAGGGCTTTGTGGTGGCTTCAACGGCAATATTGCCCGCAAGAGTTCGGAGTTCGTCCGGCAGTGCGAAGCACGAGGGTTACAAGTTACTTTAAGTATTATCGGTCGCAAAGGACGTGATTACTTCCGTCGTCGGACATGGCCGATTCGACAAGAATGGACCGGGATCTTCGATAAGTTGACCTTTGAACACGCCATCGACATCGGTGGGGACCTCACGGATAATTTCATCAAAGGTACGTTCGACGAACTCTATGTCGTCTACAACGAATTCAAGTCCGCCATTCAGCAGCGGGTGATTGTCGAAAAGCTCTTCCCGGTCGACGCCCAAGAGGAATTTAGTGGGGCGTCCAGTGAAGGCGCTCTGAGTGGTAGCTACCTCTATGAACCGGAAGAAGCAGAGTTGTTGGCCGCCTTGATCCCAAAGCATTTTCAGGTGCAAGCCTATCGGATTTTGTTGGAGTCCGCGGCAGCCGAGCATGGGGCTCGTATGGCCGCGATGGATGGCGCCACACGCAACGCCGGCCAGCTGATCAAGAAAGTGACGCTGTATTACAACAAGACCAGGCAGGCGGCGATCACGAAAGAGTTGATGGATATCGTCGGCGGTGCCGAAGCGTTGAAATAA
- the atpD gene encoding F0F1 ATP synthase subunit beta, with protein MSTGKVIQVIGPVVDVEFPPGQLPNIYNAINVTQDENTAAGKPAVKITLEVAQHLGENRVRGVAMSSTDGLTRGMDVQDTGAPISVPVGRETLGRLINVLGEPVDEKGPIKAKKTYPIHRPAPKLEDQETKTEVLETGIKVVDLLEPYSKGGKVGLFGGAGVGKTVIIMELINNIALHHGGFSVFAGVGERTREGNDLWHEMQESKVIDPDDFTKSKAALVYGQMNEPPGARLRVALTGLAVAEFFRDEENQDVLLFVDNIFRFTQAGSEVSALLGRMPSAVGYQPTLSTEMGALQERITSTKRGSITSVQAVYVPADDLTDPAPATAFAHLDATTVLSRSLAELGIYPAVDPLDSTSRILDPQIIGEEHYKVARGVQSVLQRYKDLQDIIAILGMDELSEDDKMAVARARKIQRFLSQPFHVAEAFTGAPGKYVKLKDTVRSFKEILEGKYDHLPEQAFYMVGPIEEALAKAEKMGVKV; from the coding sequence GTGAGCACAGGAAAAGTGATTCAAGTCATCGGACCGGTTGTGGACGTGGAATTTCCTCCAGGTCAGCTGCCCAATATTTACAATGCGATCAATGTCACACAAGACGAGAACACGGCTGCGGGTAAGCCTGCAGTCAAAATCACCCTCGAAGTCGCCCAACATCTCGGCGAGAATCGCGTGCGTGGGGTGGCGATGTCCTCCACCGACGGTCTCACACGTGGGATGGATGTTCAGGACACGGGGGCCCCGATTTCCGTGCCGGTCGGTCGTGAAACGCTCGGTCGCCTCATCAACGTGCTTGGTGAGCCGGTCGACGAAAAGGGGCCGATCAAGGCGAAGAAGACCTATCCGATTCACCGTCCCGCTCCTAAACTTGAAGACCAAGAAACCAAGACCGAGGTGCTGGAAACAGGCATCAAAGTGGTGGATCTCCTTGAGCCCTACAGCAAGGGTGGCAAGGTTGGTCTCTTCGGTGGTGCCGGCGTCGGAAAGACCGTCATCATCATGGAGCTCATCAACAACATTGCCTTGCATCACGGTGGATTCTCCGTGTTCGCCGGCGTCGGCGAGCGGACGCGTGAAGGGAACGATCTCTGGCACGAAATGCAAGAGTCGAAGGTCATCGATCCGGACGATTTCACCAAGTCGAAGGCGGCATTGGTCTATGGGCAGATGAATGAACCCCCGGGAGCCCGTTTGCGCGTGGCCTTGACCGGTTTGGCTGTCGCCGAGTTTTTCCGTGACGAAGAGAATCAAGACGTGTTGCTCTTTGTCGACAACATTTTCCGGTTTACCCAAGCGGGGTCTGAAGTTTCCGCGTTGCTCGGTCGTATGCCCTCAGCCGTCGGCTATCAACCGACCCTTTCAACTGAGATGGGTGCACTGCAAGAACGGATTACCTCTACGAAACGGGGCTCGATTACCTCCGTTCAGGCCGTCTACGTGCCGGCCGACGACCTCACTGATCCGGCTCCAGCCACAGCGTTTGCTCACTTGGATGCTACGACTGTGCTGTCCAGATCGCTGGCAGAGTTGGGAATTTATCCGGCAGTCGATCCCTTGGATTCTACGTCGCGAATTCTCGACCCCCAAATCATCGGCGAGGAACACTATAAAGTGGCACGTGGCGTCCAATCCGTCTTGCAACGTTATAAAGACCTCCAAGATATCATTGCGATCCTCGGGATGGACGAATTGTCGGAAGATGACAAGATGGCCGTGGCGCGCGCAAGAAAGATCCAGCGGTTCCTGTCGCAGCCCTTTCACGTCGCGGAAGCCTTCACCGGCGCTCCGGGCAAGTACGTCAAGCTCAAGGACACGGTCCGCAGCTTTAAGGAGATCCTTGAGGGCAAGTACGACCACCTGCCGGAGCAGGCGTTTTACATGGTCGGCCCCATCGAAGAGGCCCTCGCGAAAGCAGAAAAGATGGGAGTGAAGGTGTAG
- a CDS encoding DUF481 domain-containing protein, producing MRPSIVTVGSIVVWCLITTVSVAFSADDTAIVSQAPSTLDVVTLKDGSILHGEVVEMTGGLLVIKSALAADLIKVKWSEVSKIAVSHPIPFHLKEGTILNGTVEEGDPGTMKVKAGPTGSVLTVPIDSVTHVNPMVQPPVIYTGSLNAGYSQSVGNSHLRNVSILGDLVARSEQLRLTLLGRYVNGDNNGSLQVRNARGTIKLDFFITKRFFWYASAYVENDFLQNLKLRTAISSGPGYQFIDRGDFNGIFKDMTFYAEAGPTYFNEDYRDNSITGDRASFRARIAMKWDWPLFDGRVTLYHYNEIFPSVQNASDFFFTMDNGVRMKILAGLASGFQVTTRYNNRPPAGTGDTDNLYLLTLGYAFDTTRKR from the coding sequence ATGAGGCCATCGATAGTTACAGTTGGGTCAATCGTGGTGTGGTGCCTGATAACAACGGTGAGCGTTGCCTTTTCCGCTGATGACACAGCGATCGTGTCGCAGGCCCCATCGACGCTGGACGTCGTCACTCTGAAAGATGGGAGCATACTACATGGAGAAGTGGTCGAAATGACCGGGGGGCTCCTGGTGATCAAGAGCGCCTTGGCCGCAGACCTCATTAAGGTCAAGTGGTCGGAGGTGAGCAAGATTGCCGTCTCACATCCTATTCCGTTTCATTTAAAGGAAGGGACCATTCTGAACGGGACCGTGGAAGAAGGGGACCCGGGGACGATGAAGGTGAAGGCGGGACCGACCGGAAGTGTTCTCACTGTTCCGATAGATTCGGTGACGCATGTCAATCCGATGGTTCAGCCGCCGGTTATTTACACGGGAAGTCTCAACGCCGGATATTCACAGTCCGTGGGGAACAGCCATCTTCGGAACGTCAGTATCTTGGGGGATCTTGTGGCTCGGAGTGAGCAGCTCCGATTGACCCTCCTGGGCCGCTACGTCAATGGGGACAACAACGGCAGCCTGCAAGTTCGGAATGCGAGAGGAACCATTAAGTTGGATTTCTTCATTACCAAGCGGTTTTTCTGGTATGCCTCAGCCTATGTTGAAAACGATTTTCTCCAAAATCTCAAACTGAGAACGGCGATCTCCAGTGGGCCGGGGTACCAATTCATCGATCGCGGAGACTTTAATGGTATTTTTAAAGACATGACGTTTTATGCCGAAGCCGGTCCGACGTATTTCAATGAAGACTACCGTGACAATAGCATCACCGGTGATCGGGCAAGCTTTCGTGCACGCATCGCAATGAAATGGGATTGGCCGCTCTTCGATGGTCGAGTGACGCTCTACCACTACAACGAGATTTTTCCTTCAGTTCAGAACGCGTCGGATTTCTTCTTCACGATGGATAACGGCGTTCGCATGAAGATTTTGGCTGGTCTGGCAAGCGGGTTCCAAGTGACCACGCGATACAACAATCGGCCGCCTGCGGGAACGGGCGATACCGATAACTTATACTTGCTCACGTTAGGCTATGCATTCGACACGACCCGCAAGCGTTAG